From Pelagibacterium flavum:
GACAATCAGGAGAGAACAGCCATGGCAATCACGATTACGGCGTTTGAAAATTCGCCGGATGGCGGCAGGGGACTGGCGCGGGATATGCGGGTGCGCTGGGCGCTTGAAGAGGTGGGGCTGCCCTATGAGGTTCGCCTGGTTTCGCTCAAGCAGATGAAAGAGCCCAGTCACCTCGCGCTGCATCCCTTCGGGCAGATCCCGACCTATGAGGAGGGCGATCTTGCGCTGTTTGAGACCGGCGCGATCGTCTTTCACATCGCGCAACACCACAAAGGCCTGTTGCCCGAGGATGAAAATGCACGGGCGCGGGCGATCACCTGGATGTTCTCGGCGCTCAACACCGTCGAGCCGCCGATCGTCGAGCGCGAACAGTCGCGATATTTGGTGGGTGACAGGCCATGGTATGGCGAGTTGTTGCCCATTCTCGAGGATCGCGTGCGCGTGCGGCTGGACCAACTGGCCAACCGGCTCGGCGCTTCCGAATG
This genomic window contains:
- a CDS encoding glutathione S-transferase family protein, whose product is MAITITAFENSPDGGRGLARDMRVRWALEEVGLPYEVRLVSLKQMKEPSHLALHPFGQIPTYEEGDLALFETGAIVFHIAQHHKGLLPEDENARARAITWMFSALNTVEPPIVEREQSRYLVGDRPWYGELLPILEDRVRVRLDQLANRLGASEWLDGTFSAADLIMVLVLRRLEGAGILEEYPSLSAYVARGEARPAYKRAFASQLAVANHDRGTKDAKRQ